The following proteins are encoded in a genomic region of Ooceraea biroi isolate clonal line C1 chromosome 14, Obir_v5.4, whole genome shotgun sequence:
- the LOC105283277 gene encoding dnaJ homolog subfamily C member 3 encodes MYSLLILALLDITFDVVGSVSQLEINKHLELGREFLAKGQLQDALSHYHAAVEGDPQNYLTYYKRGTVYLALGKAKFALLDFDKVLELKEDFTSARLQRGYILLKQAQFDEAETDLLDVLSVEGNNMDALNALDKLRSAKEDMKIIDLLLYNDDYAAAVHQITRIIEVCPWSSSLRELRAQNYVALGDYMSAISDIRSTTKLLSDNTEGFFKLSTWLYRLGQVDEALKEIRECLKLDPDHKQCFPFYKKIRKINKLLQDMETALEESKDHDTCIDLAQHVLKQEPNEQKVRFTAFHYLCKCYTANLEPTLAIENCKQALKIMKEPGVICDSAEAYLAAEMFDDAIRDFKEALEIDPNFQRAKQGMQKAQQRQKLSESRDYYKILGVSRNANKRDIIKAYRKAAQKWHPDNFQEGDEKKRAQKKFIDIAAAKEVLTDDEKRAKFDQGEDPLDPESGRHQQGFNPFQEFHHFHGSPFQFKFHFN; translated from the exons ATGTACAGTCTCTTGATATTGGCACTGTTGGATATAACTTTTGACG TGGTCGGAAGTGTTTCACAATTAGAGATCAACAAGCATTTAGAACTCGGCAGGGAATTCCTGGCGAAGGGCCAATTGCAGGATGCACTGTCACATTACCATGCAGCTGTTG AGGGAGATCCGCAGAATTACTTGACGTACTACAAGAGAGGCACGGTTTATTTAGCCTTGGGTAAAGCCAAATTCGCTCTCCTTGACTTTGACAAGGTTCTGGAATTAAAGGAAGACTTTACATCGGCACGACTTCAGCGCggttatattttacttaagcAAGCCCAGTTCGATGAGGCTGAAACTGACCTTTTGGATGTG CTGTCTGTAGAAGGAAATAATATGGATGCCTTGAATGCCTTAGATAAGTTAAGATCAGCTAAGGAAGACATGAAAATAATCGATCTGCTGCTGTATAATGACGATTATGCAGCAGCCGTACATCAAATCACGCGAATTATCGAGGTATGCCCGTGGTCCTCTAGTCTTAGGGAGCTCAGGGCGCAGAATTACGTTGCCCTTGGGGATTACATGAGCGCCATATCCGATATACGCTCGACTACGAAATTGTTATCTGATAATACCGAGGGATTCTTCAAGCTGTCGACGTGGCTGTACCGTCTTGGACAAGTCGACGAAGCGTTGAA GGAGATTCGGGAATGTTTGAAGCTTGATCCGGACCATAAGCAATGCTTCCCATTTTACAAGAAGATCAGAAAGATCAACAAGCTGCTGCAGGATATGGAGACTGCACTGGAGGAGTCAAAGGATCACGACACGTGCATCGATCTGGCACAGCATGTACTAAAGCAAGAGCCGAACGAGCAGAAAGTGCGGTTCACGGCCTTTCATTATCTCTGCAAGTGTTACACGGCGAATCTTGAGCCGACCCTCGCGATCGAAAATTGCAAGCAAGCGTTGAAAATTATGAAGGAGCCTGGTGTCATTTGTGACAGTGCGGAGGCGTATCTTGCTGCGGAGATGTTCGACGATG CCATCAGGGACTTCAAGGAAGCGTTAGAGATAGATCCAAACTTCCAAAGGGCGAAGCAGGGCATGCAGAAGGCGCAGCAGCGCCAAAAGCTGTCGGAGTCGCGGGATTACTACAAGATCCTCGgcgtatcgaggaacgcgaatAAACGCGACATCATCAAGGCATATCGGAAGGCGGCGCAGAAGTGGCATCCGGACAATTTCCAGGAGGGCGACGAGAAGAAGCGCGCGCAGAAGAAGTTCATCGACATCGCCGCTGCCAAAGAGGTCCTCACGGATGACGAGAAGAGGGCGAAGTTCGATCAGGGCGAGGATCCCCTGGATCCGGAGTCCGGGCGACACCAGCAAGGCTTCAACCCCTTCCAGGAATTTCACCACTTCCATGGCTCTCCCTTCCAATTTAAATTCCACTTTAATTAG
- the LOC105283301 gene encoding dynein regulatory complex protein 9, translating into MHASQDVQAFQRDVALDRLSSITLQQARRKVTLVDNVTLESMNERTIEKALKQTADIFMQNLDKVSKMDMNDDRTLRLDEPEIPSAHPESPTSTLSSREEHSEDRLQMELISPVDLLTPLEAAAISRVLEECLEQLLTVGFVIPASVDPRWDETGFKTVDEAYGVPDEPRAIFREDMGLLPLVPTAAEKMQRDRNYVRRVLERVLRDVRDDRKFDSLQEELDSIARKREGERDLETSARAWLNRAGQLRGTLESSKTASAEDTESTIRLAQESDAAVDRAIFLNSGKLGYAERWARARLEQQALKLQLRKTDVLNGLSDRSKECNAEQIMSAEISAYLEADIEEKEKQIVAWTTRYSEELVRRQQEIDELKEKVDKQKLEMDEMRSLRDEQRELIDEYISEERRLREEAEHRGKLHKAATVIQSRWRGHMVRRELGKYKNLRKRLKRRKKLSKKFRLEAKR; encoded by the exons ATGCATGCATCTCAAGACGTGCAAGCGTTTCAAAGAGATGTTGCCCTCGACCGACTGTCGTCGATAACTCTTCAACAGGCTCGTAGGAAAGTAACACTTGTTGACAATGTAACACTTGAGTCAATGAATGAACGTACCATCGAGAAAGCGTTGAAGCAGACCGCCGacatatttatgcaaaatttagACAAAGTCTCGAAAATGGACATGAACGATGATCGA acGTTACGGCTGGATGAGCCCGAGATACCCTCAGCCCATCCGGAATCGCCCACGAGTACGTTATCTTCGAGAGAAGAACATTCGGAAGACAGATTGCAGATGGAATTAATTTCACCGGTCGACTTGCTCACGCCGCTAGAAGCAGCCGCTATATCACGTGTACTCGAAGAGTGCTTGGAGCAGCTGCTCACGGTCGGATTCGTGATACCAGCCAGCGTGGACCCGCGCTGGGACGAAACTGGGTTTAAAACGGTTGACGAGGCGTATGGGGTGCCTGACGAGCCTAGAGCGATCTTCAGAGAAGACATGGGCCTCTTGCCGCTTGTGCCCACGGCGGCGGAGAAGATGCAGCGGGACAG GAACTACGTGCGCAGAGTGCTCGAAAGAGTTCTGCGCGACGTAAGAGACGACAGAAAATTTGACAGCTTGCAAGAGGAGCTCGACAGTATCGCGAGGAAACGGGAGGGCGAGCGTGATCTCGaaacgagcgcgcgagcgtggcTCAATCGAGCCGGACAACTTCGAGGGACGTTGGAGTCGAGTAAAACGGCGAGCGCGGAGGATACGGAGAGTACAATCCGACTGGCGCAGGAGAGCGACGCAGCAGTCGATCGCGCGATATTCTTGAACAGCGGGAAGCTAG GCTACGCGGAGAGATGGGCGAGGGCCAGATTGGAGCAACAGGCGCTCAAGCTGCAGCTGCGGAAGACGGATGTGCTGAACGGATTGAGCGATCGCTCGAAGGAGTGCAACGCGGAGCAGATTATGTCGGCAGAGATCAGCGCTTACCTGGAGGCGGATATCGAAGAGAAGGAAAAGCAGATAGTCGCGTGGACGACTAGGTACAGCGAGGAGCTGGTGCGGCGGCAGCAAGAGATCGATGAATTAAAG GAAAAAGTAGACAAACAGAAATTGGAAATGGACGAAATGCGCTCTCTAAGAGACGAGCAACGAGAACTGATCGACGAGTACATCAGCGAGGAGAGAAGATTACGGGAGGAAGCGGAGCACCGCGGTAAACTGCACAAAGCTGCGACCGTCATTCAGTCAAGATGGAGGGGTCACATGGTGAGGCGGGAATtgggaaaatataaaaacctgCGAAAACGGTTGAAGAGGCGAAAGAAATTAAGCAAGAAATTCAGACTAGAAGCTAAAAGATAA
- the LOC113563352 gene encoding dentin sialophosphoprotein-like: protein MSSRKEIKTTEQELAYRQKHCHDIRVLKERGIKCSSCGNELNVSSNRIFSNPWIGILQCEQCRKHFKEVSTRFEKNNTEKYCYICGNSNKLYVCGDEDCTSAFCKKCIKRNVSLSLLAAEKDDWKCFTCNPKPIWQLRAVCAVVMSDLSKGHNRRDTHTREKHTLPFDKQRFRKTREIQKALSAFCDEDDDDGNYSDNSSFLTARSTISMLGACNTNRDVKRQDTNSASRESILEISLVDSTSSESSSSSRERRGEQRKSREREKARSVDEQDSSSGVAQRVSKLAMNGKCKPRRNVISSDDSDDESPDLSRTVRQKHTVKHKKSEEVRSKTSNRNYTNSSDSESDCVNETSNTSKSLSKYTAHQKKGKIAGGSCSTKSAKDKQKKMNHDSSNESEDDLEHKKQTKKKSSTNNTLHSKDEQKQENREKLLKRTFCETREDDSDASSGKEFQKIKIQKLHSDKYSKRQLFNLEQDRSKLTNLETEKGERSIDEPTTSGFNEAKEILKGCKKICLSFLMYIDSIEQLYGKKAEEEVILKSAGKVNKLKTMLEKKERDLTTFCQSCSKTRENRVATRNSRKIISDDDDDDEQVSEITDTREERPMSENGRNSGNEREGKDVSECDSEEIFSADEMRTPQKMQSKKSISRVEDDPDDITTEIGKDRMPIDKSKTNDNVDLQDEKSAAVSSISKEKNIRTENTKSNEKQLLRECDSNSKRTELAEKDTDSKDEKQAKLNANNHDNESTFEDSSAKNGNQETTLRGDNQDDSISRTVAIDVSLDLFDSSFDLHDEDENEMEAEKMDTETSCEKTKFLSKTTSLDTRETSLQDKIPDEKNNASALVPRGEEEDYRIRIWFQSAGRLHTFCLLREVCYSRTIKMAEE, encoded by the exons ATGTCATCGAGG AAAGAAATCAAGACGACTGAGCAGGAGCTTGCTTATCGTCAAAAGCACTGTCATG acATTAGAGTTCTCAAGGAGAGAGGTATAAAATGTTCTTCATGTGGCAATGAATTAAATGTCTCGTCAAATCGAATCTTTTCTAATCCGTGGATAGGAATATTGCAATGTGAG CAATGTCGAAAACACTTTAAGGAAGTAAGTACGAGATTTGAAAAGAATAACACTgagaaatattgttatatatgtgGTAACAGCAATAAACTGTATGTATGTGGTGATGAAGATTGCACCTCGGCATTTTGCAAG AAATGTATAAAGAGAAATGTGAGTTTATCATTGTTAGCTGCAGAAAAGGACGATTGGAAATGCTTCACATGCAATCCTAAGCCTATTTGGCAATTGAGAGCTGTGTGCGCAGTTGTGATGAGTGATCTTTCAAA AGGGCATAACAGGAGAGACACCCACACACGTGAAAAACATACTTTGCCATTTGACAAACAACGATTCAGAAAAACTAGAGAAATACAAAAGGCCTTGAGCGCGTTTTGTGACGAAGACGATGATGACGGTAATTATTCTGACAACAGCTCATTTCTTACTGCAAGATCTACAATATCTATGCTGGGAGCGTGTAACACAAATCGTGACGTAAAGAGACAAGATACAAACTCGGCTTCGCGAGAAAGTATATTGGAAATAAGCTTGGTAGATTCTACGTCTAGCGAGAGCTCATCTAGCTCGCGCGAACGACGAGGCGAGCAAAGAAAAAGCAGAGAGCGCGAGAAAGCGAGATCGGTGGATGAACAAGATTCCAGCAGCGGCGTCGCACAGAGAGTTTCCAAATTAGCTATGAATGGAAAATGTAAACCAAGgagaaatgtaatttcttCCGATGATTCGGATGACGAGTCCCCCGATCTGAGTAGAACGGTCAGACAGAAGCACACGGTCAAACATAAGAAGTCCGAAGAAGTGAGAAGTAAAACGAGCAATCGTAATTACACGAACTCTTCCGACAGCGAGAGCGATTGTGTAAACGAAACGTCGAATACATCCAAGAGTCTTTCAAAGTATACGGCGCACCAGAAGAAGGGAAAGATCGCTGGTGGTTCTTGTAGCACGAAGTCGGCTAAGGACAAACAGAAGAAGATGAATCACGATTCATCTAACGAATCTGAAGATGATCTCGAGCACAAGAAGCAAACTAAAAAGAAGAGTTCTACGAATAATACGCTGCATAGTAAGGATGAACAAAAGCAAGAgaatcgtgaaaaattgcTGAAGAGAACCTTTTGCGAGACTCGAGAGGATGACTCAGACGCCAGCTCTGGTAAGGAATttcaaaagataaaaattcaaaagttGCATAgcgataaatattctaaaaggCAATTGTTCAATTTGGAACAAGATCGTAGCAAGTTAACTAACTTGGAGACCGAAAAAGGTGAGAGGAGTATCGATGAGCCGACGACCTCGGGTTTCAATGaagcaaaagaaattttgaaagGATGTAAAAAGATATGTCTAAGTTTTCTAATGTACATAGACTCTATAGAGCAACTCTATGGAAAGAAGGCTGAAGAAGAAGTGATACTGAAATCTGCGGGGAAGGTTAATAAATTGAAGACGATGCTGGAGAAGAAGGAAAGGGATTTAACGACTTTCTGTCAATCGTGCTCCAAGACTAGGGAAAATCGCGTTGCTACGAGAAATTCGCGCAAGATAATtagcgatgacgacgacgatgatgagcAAGTTTCAGAAATAACTGATACACGCGAAGAACGCCCAATGAGTGAGAACGGACGTAATTCTGGGAACGAGCGAGAGGGCAAGGACGTGTCCGAGTGTGACagtgaagaaatattttcagcaGACGAGATGAGAACACCTCAGAAGATGCAAAGCAAGAAGAGTATATCGAGGGTAGAAGATGATCCCGATGATATCACTACTGAAATTGGCAAAGACAGAATGCCGATAGATAAATCGAAAACTAATGATAATGTGGATTTACAAGATGAAAAATCAGCTGCAGTATCATctatctcaaaagaaaaaaatatcagaaCGGAAAACACAAAATCAAATGAAAAGCAACTGCTTAGAGAATGTGATAGCAACAGCAAAAGGACAGAATTGGCAGAAAAAGATACTGATTCGAAAGATGAGAAACAGGCCAAATTAAATGCTAACAATCATGATAATGAAAGCACCTTTGAAGATTCCTCTGCAAAAAATGGTAATCAGGAAACGACATTACGGGGTGACAACCAAGATGATTCTATAAGCAGAACGGTTGCAATTGACGTGTCATTAGATTTGTTTGATTCATCTTTCGACCTCCACGACGAAGATGAAAATGAGATGGAAGCAGAAAAAATGGATACAGAAACGAGCTGTGAGAAAACAAAGTTTTTATCTAAAACTACGTCTTTAGATACTCGTGAAACCTCGTTGCAGGATAAAATTccagatgaaaaaaataatgcgtCTGCTTTGGTTCCTAGAGGCGAAGAAGAGGATTATCGAATCAG